In Streptomyces sp. HUAS ZL42, the DNA window CAGCTTCCACCACTGGTTGTCGCCGCCGTCGTCGCTCCACTGGTCTAGGGACGCACCCTGGGTGGAACTCCCCGGGCTGTCCAGGACCTTGCCGCTGCGGACGTTGGACAGCCGGTAGGAGCCGTCGGCGTTCGGCAGCAGCTTCCACTGCTGGTTCGTGCCGCCGGTCCAGGGCCACTGGATGATGGAGGCACCGTCGGCGGACGAGGCGCCGCTGACGTCCATCACCTTGCCGCTCTTGCGGTTCACCAGCCGGAAGGTGCCCAGATCGGCGGTGAAGGGCCGGTCGTAGAGCTCCAGGTTGCGGATGGACGCCCAGGTTCCGGAGGGGAGCCCGGTGACCGTCACCCGTACATAGCGGGCCTGGGCCCGGAAGACGGAGACCTGTACCTGGCTGGTGCTGGTGGTGGCGGTCAGATCGGCGAGGGTCGTCCAGGTGCTGTTGTCGGTGGAACCCTCGATCTTGTAGCGGTAGTTGGTGGCGTCGGACTCCCAGGCGATGCGGGTGCCGGTGAGGGACCGTGTGGATCCCAGGTCCACCTTGAGCCACTGGCCGGTGCTGCCGCTGCTCGCGCACCAGCGGGTGGCGGAGGAGCCGTCCACGGCCTTCGCCGCGGTGTTGCCCTTGGAGGTCTCCTCGCTGCTGGCGGTGGCGGTCTTGCCGGCGGCGATGTCGGCGGGCTGCACGGAGCGGTCCAGTGTGACGCCGACGACGCTGTCCTGGGGATGGGTGGTGCGGTCGATGCCCGAGACGGTGACCCGGCCGTCGCTGCCGACCGAGTACGACAGGTTGGCGCCGGAGCGTACGTCGAAGACCCGGGTGACCTGGGCGTCCCCGATCGGCGGGGTGGTGAAGGAGGTGCCGCCGTAGCCGGGCAGCAGGTGGATGTAGAAGGTGTTGTCCTGGTACGTGAACCCGTACTGGCCGTCGACGGGGTTCCACGGGCCGCCCCGGGTGCCGTAGACGGCCTGCCCGCAGGCCGTCATGAACGTTCCGATCTGGCGCAGCAGGCTCGCCTGGGCCGAGGGCACGGTCCCGTGCCGGTCCGGCCCCACGTTGACCATCACGGTGATGTCGCGCACCCAGGAGTTGACCAGGATGTTCATGGCCGTGCCGTAGCTCATCACCCTGCCGTCGGAGTTGTAGCCCCAGGTGCTGCCGACGGTGAAGACCTTCTCGGCGACCTTGCCGGTGCGGATCGCGCCGGTGGGCACAGACCCGCCCTCCTCGCTGGTGTAGTCGCCGATCCAGCCGGATCGTGAGGTGGCGATGATGTCGGGCTGGTGCTTGCGCACCATGCCCATCAGCCCCAGCGGCTTGCCGCTGCTGTCGGTCTCGCCGTAGGTGGAGTCCACCGGCCACTGGTTGGCCGTGTCCCGGTACTGGCCCGGCTCCCAGAAGAACGCGCCGTCGGCGTCGCTGCCCTGCTCCGCGATCCACCCGCCGTCCCACCACAGGTCGTCGATGGTGCCGTACTGGGTGACGAGTTCCTTGATGGACTGGTACACCTCGGTCTTCATGATCCGCGCGTTCTCCTTGTGCGCGGAATCGGTGGTGTAACCCCAGGGGTTTGTCGCGCAGTTGGTGCCGTAGACGTCGTAGTAGCCGGGGTAGCGCCAGTTGATCGGCGAGTAGTAGAGCCCGACCTTCAGCCCGGCCGCTCTGACGGCCGTCACGTAGTCCTTCACGAAGTCGCGGCTGAGCGGTGCCTGGCCGGAGTTCCAGCTGTTCGGGTGGTTGAGCGGCCACAGGGCGAAGCCGTCGTGGTGACGGGTGGTCAATACCGTGTACTTGGCCCCGAAGTCCTTCGCCAGCTGGGCCCAGTCGGCGGGCTTGTAGGCGTCTGCGGTGAACTGCTCGCTCGTGGCGTCGGTGACGTACTTCTTGTAGTTGTCCGGTGTGACGGGGGCGTTGTGCATGTACCACTCGCCCTTGGCCGGGCCCGAGTAGACACCCCAGTGGATGAACATGCCCAGCTTGGCGTCGTGCAGCCACTGGACCTTGGAGTCCGGCTGCTGCTCAAGACCCATGTCCGCCTTGGGGATGCGCAGCGGGGGGAGGGGAAGCGGCTGGGGGGACGAAGCGGCGTGCGCCGCCGTCGCCAGAGCGGGCGTGACGGCCGCCGCCACGGTCATGGCGGCCATGCCGACAAGCACTCGCCGGCGAGTGAGCGGGTGAGACAAAGTCTTCTCCTGACTGTCCACAGGACAGCACACAGGTGCTGCGGCTCAGCATCCGGGCCGAACAGATCGGATGAGTCGCCCAACGGACGGCGAGACACAGGGGAGCCGCACGAAGGCGTGTGTTTCACCGAGATGACATCGGATGTATTAACAATCAACAACATGCCCCGTGTCTAGAGTCCCGGCGAAATCTTAGAAGTTCGCAGGAGTTGAGCGAGACAGGCTGCATGCACCTCCAAAGACATCGGATGTTCAATCGGCGTCAAGGCGTTGACGAAGTCCCACTTCCCGCCTACCGTCCTCGATCGGAGCCGCACACAACCAAACAATTCACAAACCTCGTCGAGGTGGGTACTGATGTTTCGACGCGCCCTCACCTGTGGACTGGCCGCCTTCCTGAGCCTGTCCGCACTGCTCGTCACCGGCTCCCCCGCCCAGGCCGCCTCGGTCACCGTGACCAACGCGACGCAGTTCACCGACACCACCGGCGCCGTGGTGCACGCCCACGGCGGCGGGGTGATCAACGTCGGCGCGTACTACTACTGGTTCGGCGAGAACCGCAACGCCGACAACACCTTCAAGGCCGTCTCCGTCTACCGCTCCACCGACCTGAAGACCTGGGAGTTCAGACGCAACGTCCTGACCCAGGCCAGCGCCCCGGAGCTGGCGGTCGCCAACATCGAGCGGCCCAAGGTCGTCTACAACTCCACCACCGGCAAGTTCGTGATGTGGATGCACAAGGAGAACGGCGCCGACTACACCCAGGCCCGCGCCGCCGTCGCCGTCTCAGACACCGTCGACGGCGCCTACACCTACAAGGGCAGCTTCCGGCCCCCGTCCGGCACCACGTCCCGCGACATGACCCTGTTCAAGGACGACGACGGCACCGCCTACCAGATCACCTCCGCCGCCGGCAATGCCGACCTGCAGATCTGGAAGCTCTCCGCCGACTACGCCGCCTACGACAGCCTCGCCGCCAACCCCTGGCCCGGCACCTTCCGCGAAGCACCCGCCCTGTTCAAACGCAACGGCGTCTACTTCATGCTCACCTCCGGCAACAGCGGCTGGAAGCCCAACCAGCAGCGCTACGCCACCGCTTCGAGCATCACCGGGCCCTGGACCACCATGACCGACGTCGGCGACGACACCGGCTACGGTTCCCAGACCACCTTCGTCCTGCCCGTCCCGGGCACCTCGGGCACCTCCTACCTCTACATGGGCGACCGCTGGGGCAACTCCATGGGCGGCACCGTCAACGACTCCCAGTACGTCTGGCTGCCGCTGACCTTCCCCACCAACACCACCATGAATCTGCCCTGGTATCCGCAGATCGCTATCGACACCGCCGCAGGCACGGTCACGGGCGTGGACGGAGGCCCGTACTACAACCTGGTGGCCCGGCACAGCGGCAAGTGCCTCGACGTCTCCGACAACTCCGCCGCCGACAACGCGATCGTCCTGCAGTACACCTGCCACAGCGGTCTCAACCAGCAGTGGAGGCTGAGGGACGCCGGCAACGGGTACGTCCAGGTCCTCGCCCAGCACAGCGGCAAGTGTCTCGACGTCGCCGGCGCCTCCACGACCGACGGCGCGTTCGTGAACCAGTACCACTGCACCACCGGCACCAACCAGCAGTGGCAGTTCCAGGACCAGGGAGGCGGCTACTACCGAATCGTCGCCCGGCACAGCGGCAAGTGCCTCGACGTGGCCAACGCGTCCACGTCCGACGGGACCCGTCTCATCCAGTGGACCTGCGGCAGCGGCACGAACCAGCAGTTCCAGCGGCGCGCGGCGTAACAGCCCTCCGGGCCCGGCGGACAGTGATGTTCCGCCGGGCCCGGATGCCACGGATCAGCCCTTCGCTCATAGTGAGCTACTCGTCCT includes these proteins:
- a CDS encoding alpha-L-fucosidase produces the protein MAAMTVAAAVTPALATAAHAASSPQPLPLPPLRIPKADMGLEQQPDSKVQWLHDAKLGMFIHWGVYSGPAKGEWYMHNAPVTPDNYKKYVTDATSEQFTADAYKPADWAQLAKDFGAKYTVLTTRHHDGFALWPLNHPNSWNSGQAPLSRDFVKDYVTAVRAAGLKVGLYYSPINWRYPGYYDVYGTNCATNPWGYTTDSAHKENARIMKTEVYQSIKELVTQYGTIDDLWWDGGWIAEQGSDADGAFFWEPGQYRDTANQWPVDSTYGETDSSGKPLGLMGMVRKHQPDIIATSRSGWIGDYTSEEGGSVPTGAIRTGKVAEKVFTVGSTWGYNSDGRVMSYGTAMNILVNSWVRDITVMVNVGPDRHGTVPSAQASLLRQIGTFMTACGQAVYGTRGGPWNPVDGQYGFTYQDNTFYIHLLPGYGGTSFTTPPIGDAQVTRVFDVRSGANLSYSVGSDGRVTVSGIDRTTHPQDSVVGVTLDRSVQPADIAAGKTATASSEETSKGNTAAKAVDGSSATRWCASSGSTGQWLKVDLGSTRSLTGTRIAWESDATNYRYKIEGSTDNSTWTTLADLTATTSTSQVQVSVFRAQARYVRVTVTGLPSGTWASIRNLELYDRPFTADLGTFRLVNRKSGKVMDVSGASSADGASIIQWPWTGGTNQQWKLLPNADGSYRLSNVRSGKVLDSPGSSTQGASLDQWSDDGGDNQWWKLVPSQTSGYYQLVNVRNGWCADVKDASAADGASIIQWPATGGSNQDWQILAL
- a CDS encoding RICIN domain-containing protein, with the translated sequence MFRRALTCGLAAFLSLSALLVTGSPAQAASVTVTNATQFTDTTGAVVHAHGGGVINVGAYYYWFGENRNADNTFKAVSVYRSTDLKTWEFRRNVLTQASAPELAVANIERPKVVYNSTTGKFVMWMHKENGADYTQARAAVAVSDTVDGAYTYKGSFRPPSGTTSRDMTLFKDDDGTAYQITSAAGNADLQIWKLSADYAAYDSLAANPWPGTFREAPALFKRNGVYFMLTSGNSGWKPNQQRYATASSITGPWTTMTDVGDDTGYGSQTTFVLPVPGTSGTSYLYMGDRWGNSMGGTVNDSQYVWLPLTFPTNTTMNLPWYPQIAIDTAAGTVTGVDGGPYYNLVARHSGKCLDVSDNSAADNAIVLQYTCHSGLNQQWRLRDAGNGYVQVLAQHSGKCLDVAGASTTDGAFVNQYHCTTGTNQQWQFQDQGGGYYRIVARHSGKCLDVANASTSDGTRLIQWTCGSGTNQQFQRRAA